The following proteins come from a genomic window of Ictalurus furcatus strain D&B chromosome 26, Billie_1.0, whole genome shotgun sequence:
- the mief2 gene encoding mitochondrial dynamics protein MID49 isoform X2 encodes MTDSWEELSLVSTSPKLLQKGIEGVAMKPITAVSKKADLSQSAPQIQSQTPRNGSDPAQTGRRLDLCVLTFSERLEQYYQTRVCLSPSEVSRAQQRALESATEIQAFLRSKHPDMPLGEMTLAGSLLDDLQVVKADHACLLVPLQLEPSLWTPIAGEDTFLGHPQYCMLRRENLEYFPRGRSYWDRHLLGGYLSSQLVGEQLRKSITESMNWPSLSRTLECEVRPVLGSPALKLEIRARSESRNFDEEQLFVSVLPTVRLGDMALTAQPEITGPFDYVWYQSLYTSETARLASLDQSDEDSGVRKKCLKTLKAVCRNCPALHKLTGAQLSSVILHMSEKEFDWSESAFADRFQQAITELIGYLEAGFLPSYFKPAVNLLQGFTEDDIDEMGFMLYCAVSEPEILLI; translated from the exons ATGACAGACAGCTGGGAGGAGCTTAGCCTGGTCAGTACCTCACCCAAACTGCTTCAAAAGGGCATCGAGGGTGTGGCCATGAAACCGATTACTGCAGTCAGCAAGAAAG CGGACCTGTCTCAATCCGCACCCCAAATCCAATCCCAGACTCCGAGGAACGGATCGGACCCGGCTCAGACAGGCAGACGACTGGATCTCTGCGTGTTAACCTTCTCGGAAAGACTGGAGCAGTATTACCAGACACGTGTGTGCCTGTCCCCGAGCGAAGTGTCCCGAGCTCAGCAGAGAGCGCTGGAAAGCGCTACAGAGATTCAGGCCTTCCTGCGCTCCAAACACCCGGACATGCCCCTGGGAGAGATGACCCTCGCGGGGTCGCTGCTCGACGACCTGCAGGTGGTCAAGGCTGATCACGCCTGCCTGCTCGTACCACTACAG ctggagCCCAGTCTGTGGACTCCGATCGCCGGAGAGGACACGTTCCTCGGACATCCTCAGTACTGCATGTTACGTCGCGAAAACCTAGAGTATTTCCCGCGTGGGCGGAGCTACTGGGACAGGCACCTCCTCGGCGGGTACCTGTCGTCTCAGCTCGTTGGCGAGCAACTACGCAAATCGATCACGGAGTCCATGAACTGGCCATCGCTGAGCAGAACCCTGGAGTGCGAGGTGCGGCCGGTGCTCGGGTCTCCCGCGCTGAAGCTGGAAATCCGAGCTCGGAGCGAAAGCAGAAATTTCGACGAAGAGCAGCTGTTTGTTAGCGTTCTACCGACGGTGCGCTTAGGGGACATGGCGCTAACGGCGCAGCCAGAAATCACCGGACCGTTCGACTACGTGTGGTACCAGAGCCTCTACACCAGCGAAACGGCTCGACTGGCCAGCCTCGACCAATCAGACGAGGACTCGGGTGTCAGGAAGAAGTGCCTGAAAACACTAAAGGCTGTGTGTCGGAACTGCCCCGCCCTCCACAAGCTGACCGGCGCGCAGCTCAGCAGCGTCATCCTGCACATGAGTGAGAAGGAGTTTGATTGGTCGGAGTCGGCGTTCGCTGATAGGTTCCAGCAGGCCATCACGGAGCTGATTGGCTACCTGGAGGCGGGCTTCCTGCCCAGCTACTTTAAACCTGCTGTGAATCTGCTGCAGGGCTTCACCGAAGACGACATCGATGAGATGGGCTTCATGCTCTACTGCGCTGTGAGCGAGCCCGAGATACTGCTCATATAA
- the alkbh5 gene encoding RNA demethylase ALKBH5, translating to MNGSSGSDKQNNENMSTSGFTDLRDKLKSMTPHRENNKIRKVSSEHKRKRSDSGDEHEHAHEESEARKVKSGITQARVFTPEECASIEVKIDEVVAKADRGVYREHTVDRAPLRNKYFFGEGYTYGAQLEKRGPGQERLYPKGEVDEIPAWVHELVIDPLVARGIIPEGFVNSAVINDYQPGGCIVSHVDPIHIFERPIVSVSFFSDSALCFGCKFQFKPIRVSEPVLCLPVLRGSATLLSGYAADGITHCIRPQDIKQRRAVIILRKTRPNAPRLDTGSLSPFSSPTSERRQVLKAKRSHRKADPDAAHRPRVLEMDKEQQRRSLLQQQSRHGDDDDDSGASENSWRRVVNTSSSHSEHTSSSRRVKMSRH from the exons ATGAACGGCTCGTCTGGAAGCGACAAACAAAACAACGAAAACATGTCTACGAGTGGCTTTACGGATTTGCGCGACAAGCTGAAGTCGATGACGCCGCACAGGGAGAACAACAAAATCAGGAAAGTCTCCTCCGAGCACAAGCGCAAGCGCAGCGACTCCGGGGACGAACACGAGCACGCGCACGAGGAGTCGGAGGCGCGCAAAGTGAAGAGCGGCATCACGCAGGCGCGCGTGTTCACGCCCGAGGAGTGCGCGAGCATCGAGGTCAAGATCGACGAGGTGGTGGCGAAAGCGGACCGCGGCGTGTACCGGGAGCACACGGTGGACCGCGCGCCGCTGCGCAACAAGTACTTCTTCGGCGAGGGCTACACGTACGGCGCGCAGCTGGAGAAGCGCGGCCCCGGTCAGGAGCGCCTCTACCCCAAGGGGGAGGTGGACGAGATCCCGGCCTGGGTGCACGAGCTCGTCATCGACCCCCTGGTGGCGCGCGGCATCATCCCGGAGGGCTTCGTGAACAGCGCCGTGATCAACGACTATCAGCCCGGCGGCTGTATTGTGTCCCACGTGGACCCCATCCACATCTTCGAGCGTCCCATCGTGTCGGTGTCGTTCTTCAGCGACAGTGCGCTCTGCTTCGGCTGCAAGTTCCAGTTCAAACCCATCCGCGTGTCCGAGCCGGTGCTGTGCCTCCCGGTGCTCCGCGGCAGCGCCACCTTACTCAG CGGCTACGCTGCAGACGGCATCACACACTGCATCCGGCCTCAGGACATCAAGCAGCGCAGAGCGGTCATCATCCTCAGGAA gacGAGACCGAACGCACCTCGTCTGGACACGGGTTCTCTCAGCCCTTTCTCCAGTCCCACTTCAGAGAGACGGCAGGTCCTGAAAGCGAAGCGCTCGCACCGCAAAGCTGACCCGGACGCTGCACACAG ACCTCGTGTATTAGAGATGGATAAAGAACAGCAGAGGCGTTCACTCCTCCAACAGCAGAGTCGTCACGGCGATGACGATGACGATAGCGGCGCCTCGGAGAACTCCTGGAGGAGGGTGGTGAACACGTCGTCGTCACACTCTGAACACACTTCATCGTCTCGCCGAGTGAAGATGAGCCGCCACTGA
- the smcr8b gene encoding guanine nucleotide exchange protein smcr8b, which yields MIGSPDLLAFTTETDFLEESTESLGLPAELSVPLYPDAEDASPWSKTSSVRFSQDFILISEFSEQVGPQPLLTVPDQTKACGSFDLNHFALRIMSVDYQTTFAGSAGWAHPKLNFVEDSKVVLGDSREGAYAYVHHLTLYDLEARGFVRPFCMAYVSSEEEKMMRCFRQLSAEFSKASECLKTGNRKNFANEVDKRLSDLEYTRLILLREMNRDRLSKLKVGERNGMGTREREMKDNGNGESPLTTKEGELKEKQRCRFIEVDQNNTLPGFDKRGNDPECDSDNMSDRTDQNRSEKDQGQPEETKEGQSATCPSIMWANKADELAHVEKAIQEHRSLLKQITSYPNRKLRDPEFLPYEPDDAFHSLESDLDPNILYSQSPESLEDCSGCSRAPSHTPQLVSSSTCRQFDKRLKNLDELCDGYFLQQALTQLRSIERSFRGDNSYLLSQQRTQNLLRHLKSTNFLFEESCDPEAETSQRLSRLQPRSARLLPVSPLQSEPVSLDSYTSCVEMVPIRLELHRNGPDSVPTSPCDDLPSAPNFSDEGDRKNEDVSVPMKDSVSSGESIEVLGTEKSFQTQGPMDTMETVPQRPTAFPAATSEGRKRRVVTRRENSEDSIEVLSTTESIIPEDLRASYPSAIDEETPEHEGEDNDCMRSAEDFSVQCKEKHQECQSSPRTPTIVLNPEDPHMSLDVCTFGGVSPLSEPGSLQDRSFLFTPDDFSDCTSYHSLSSTGAGSTISLDLRGGKSTAVQSRIKRGRSGRAALHFLRQFPFAVHAMYSLLSGRTLVVLGSEERAVRRWVTALTMYTPHLGSCRGNIQPWTSSPLHITDLLTWKLVGCNRLAFPSSPSMPPCLVRFSRYLSVLDVDQKTLRCPAYKGSLICPLVEARTHSMRGTAYFLYTQSIISRLVSRAFLLTFSHGLGRPSVEVRPERFHDDDLKILRYLSELVTRHATGTPPTVLRVSYTASTLFKT from the exons ATGATCGGATCTCCAGACTTGCTGGCTTTCACGACCGAGACGGATTTCCTGGAAGAATCCACGGAATCGCTTGGACTTCCAGCTGAACTGTCCGTTCCTCTGTATCCAGACGCGGAAGATGCGTCGCCGTGGTCGAAGACGTCAAGCGTTCGCTTCAGTCAGGATTTTATTCTTATATCGGAGTTCTCTGAGCAGGTGGGTCCCCAGCCGTTACTAACCGTTCCAGACCAAACCAAGGCGTGCGGCTCGTTCGATCTGAACCACTTCGCGCTCAGGATCATGTCTGTGGACTATCAGACCACCTTCGCAGGCTCTGCCGGTTGGGCACACCCTAAACTGAACTTCGTCGAAGACTCAAAAGTGGTGCTGGGGGATTCTAGAGAAGGCGCCTACGCCTACGTGCACCACTTGACGCTGTACGACCTGGAGGCCCGGGGGTTTGTCCGGCCGTTCTGCATGGCCTACGTGTCCTCCGAAGAGGAGAAGATGATGCGTTGTTTCCGGCAGCTATCAGCCGAGTTCTCCAAGGCTTCGGAGTGCCTGAAGACTGGAAATCGGAAGAACTTTGCCAACGAAGTGGACAAAAGACTTTCCGACTTGGAGTATACTAGATTAATACTTCTGAGGGAGATGAACAGAGACAGGCTGAGTAAATTAAAAGTCGGCGAGAGGAACGGAATGGGAACGAGGGAAAGGGAAATGAAAGATAATGGGAACGGGGAATCGCCGCTGACCACAAAAGAAGGGGaactgaaagagaaacagagatgtAGATTTATAGAAGTTGACCAAAACAACACCTTGCCAGGGTTTGATAAAAGGGGAAACGACCCAGAATGTGACTCGGATAATATGAGCGATCGAACTGACCAAAACAGATCAGAAAAGGATCAAGGGCAGCCCGAGGAAACAAAGGAAGGTCAAAGTGCAACGTGTCCGTCGATCATGTGGGCTAATAAAGCGGATGAGTTGGCTCATGTGGAAAAAGCCATTCAGGAACACAGAAGTCTTTTGAAACAGATCACCTCCTATCCGAACAGGAAGCTCAGAGACCCCGAGTTCCTGCCGTACGAACCAGACGATGCTTTTCATTCTCTGGAGTCTGACCTAGACCCCAACATACTGTATTCCCAGAGTCCAGAGTCACTGGAGGACTGCAGCGGCTGCTCACGTGCACCTTCGCACACGCCGCAGCTGGTGAGCTCGAGCACGTGTCGACAGTTTGACAAGCGTCTGAAGAACCTGGATGAGCTGTGTGACGGGTACTTCCTGCAGCAGGCGCTGACCCAGCTCCGCTCCATTGAGAGGAGTTTCCGTGGCGATAACAGCTACCTCCTCTCGCAGCAGCGGACTCAAAACCTGCTCCGTCACCTAAAGTCCACTAATTTCCTCTTTGAAGAGTCGTGTGACCCGGAAGCAGAGACGAGTCAGCGGCTATCCAGACTACAACCCCGGTCAGCACGGCTTCTTCCCGTTTCCCCGCTACAGAGTGAACCTGTAAGCCTAGACTCGTACACATCGTGTGTGGAAATGGTACCAATCAGGCTCGAGCTCCATAGAAACGGACCTGACTCCGTTCCGACCTCGCCATGTGACGACTTGCCTTCAGCACCAAACTTCTCAGACGAAGGCGACCGCAAGAACGAGGACGTTTCCGTGCCGATGAAGGATAGCGTGAGCAGCGGAGAGAGTATCGAGGTGTTGGGAACGGAGAAGTCCTTTCAAACTCAAGGCCCTATGGATACCATGGAAACGGTTCCGCAGAGACCGACGGCGTTCCCTGCAGCCACCTCTGAAGGACGAAAAAGGAGAGTGGTCACTCGACGGGAAAACAGCGAGGACAGCATTGAGGTGCTTAGCACTACAGAGTCTATCATACCAGAAGATCTGAGGGCCTCGTATCCTTCTGCAATCGATGAGGAAACCCCAGAGCATGAAGGAGAAGACAACGACTGCATGCGCAGTGCTGAAGACTTTTCGGTTCAGTGCAAAGAAAAGCACCAGGAATGCCAGAGCTCCCCTAGAACCCCTACTATAGTCTTAAACCCAGAAGATCCTCACATGAGCTTGGACGTGTGTACGTTTGGTGGCGTTTCTCCTCTAAGTGAACCAGGCTCTCTCCAAGACAGGTCTTTCCTATTTACACCAGATGACTTCTCAGATTGCACCAGCTACCATAGCCTTAGCTCCACAGGAGCAGGCTCTACAATATCTCTCGACCTTCGCGGGGGGAAAAGTACAGCCGTACAGAGTCGGATAAAGCGCGGCAGGTCGGGGCGGGCTGCTCTGCATTTCCTGCGCCAGTTTCCGTTCGCCGTGCACGCCATGTACAGCCTGTTGAGCGGCCGGACGTTGGTGGTGCTGGGCAGTGAGGAAAGAGCGGTTAGACGGTGGGTCACAGCACTGACCATGTACACCCCTCATCTAGGGAGCTGCAGAGGAAACATCCAACCCTGGACATCGAGCCCTTTGCACATTACCGACCTGCTAACCTGGAAACTCGTCGGCTGTAACAG ACTGGCTTTTCCTTCATCTCCCAGCATGCCACCTTGCCTAGTCCGCTTTAGCCGGTACCTCAGCGTACTGGACGTGGACCAGAAGACCTTACGCTGCCCGGCTTATAAAGGTTCTCTGATTTGTCCGTTGGTGGAGGCGAGGACTCACAGCATGCGTGGAACCGCTTACTTCCTGTATACGCAGAGTATAATCAGCCGGCTTGTGTCTAGAGCGTTCCTTCTCACGTTCTCTCACGGGCTCGGGCGTCCCAGCGTAGAGGTCAGGCCCGAGCGCTTCCACGACGACGATCTGAAGATCCTGCGCTACCTTTCGGAGCTCGTCACGCGACACGCGACGGGGACTCCGCCCACGGTCCTGCGAGTCAGCTACACCGCCAGCACGCTTTTCAAAACCTGA
- the mief2 gene encoding mitochondrial dynamics protein MID49 isoform X1: protein MYYSGKRRGEDGIAAIIDFLLSNARLVLGVGGVAVLGIATLAVKKLIERAGRPPDDRNPDKKMTDSWEELSLVSTSPKLLQKGIEGVAMKPITAVSKKADLSQSAPQIQSQTPRNGSDPAQTGRRLDLCVLTFSERLEQYYQTRVCLSPSEVSRAQQRALESATEIQAFLRSKHPDMPLGEMTLAGSLLDDLQVVKADHACLLVPLQLEPSLWTPIAGEDTFLGHPQYCMLRRENLEYFPRGRSYWDRHLLGGYLSSQLVGEQLRKSITESMNWPSLSRTLECEVRPVLGSPALKLEIRARSESRNFDEEQLFVSVLPTVRLGDMALTAQPEITGPFDYVWYQSLYTSETARLASLDQSDEDSGVRKKCLKTLKAVCRNCPALHKLTGAQLSSVILHMSEKEFDWSESAFADRFQQAITELIGYLEAGFLPSYFKPAVNLLQGFTEDDIDEMGFMLYCAVSEPEILLI, encoded by the exons ATGTATTATTCAGGTAAAAGGCGGGGTGAAGACGGAATCGCCGCCATCATCGACTTCCTGCTGTCCAACGCCCGATTGGTGCTTGGTGTGGGCGGAGTCGCCGTCCTGGGCATCGCTACGTTAGCGGTGAAAAAG CTGATAGAACGCGCTGGCCGGCCTCCCGACGACCGAAATCCTGATAAAAAGATGACAGACAGCTGGGAGGAGCTTAGCCTGGTCAGTACCTCACCCAAACTGCTTCAAAAGGGCATCGAGGGTGTGGCCATGAAACCGATTACTGCAGTCAGCAAGAAAG CGGACCTGTCTCAATCCGCACCCCAAATCCAATCCCAGACTCCGAGGAACGGATCGGACCCGGCTCAGACAGGCAGACGACTGGATCTCTGCGTGTTAACCTTCTCGGAAAGACTGGAGCAGTATTACCAGACACGTGTGTGCCTGTCCCCGAGCGAAGTGTCCCGAGCTCAGCAGAGAGCGCTGGAAAGCGCTACAGAGATTCAGGCCTTCCTGCGCTCCAAACACCCGGACATGCCCCTGGGAGAGATGACCCTCGCGGGGTCGCTGCTCGACGACCTGCAGGTGGTCAAGGCTGATCACGCCTGCCTGCTCGTACCACTACAG ctggagCCCAGTCTGTGGACTCCGATCGCCGGAGAGGACACGTTCCTCGGACATCCTCAGTACTGCATGTTACGTCGCGAAAACCTAGAGTATTTCCCGCGTGGGCGGAGCTACTGGGACAGGCACCTCCTCGGCGGGTACCTGTCGTCTCAGCTCGTTGGCGAGCAACTACGCAAATCGATCACGGAGTCCATGAACTGGCCATCGCTGAGCAGAACCCTGGAGTGCGAGGTGCGGCCGGTGCTCGGGTCTCCCGCGCTGAAGCTGGAAATCCGAGCTCGGAGCGAAAGCAGAAATTTCGACGAAGAGCAGCTGTTTGTTAGCGTTCTACCGACGGTGCGCTTAGGGGACATGGCGCTAACGGCGCAGCCAGAAATCACCGGACCGTTCGACTACGTGTGGTACCAGAGCCTCTACACCAGCGAAACGGCTCGACTGGCCAGCCTCGACCAATCAGACGAGGACTCGGGTGTCAGGAAGAAGTGCCTGAAAACACTAAAGGCTGTGTGTCGGAACTGCCCCGCCCTCCACAAGCTGACCGGCGCGCAGCTCAGCAGCGTCATCCTGCACATGAGTGAGAAGGAGTTTGATTGGTCGGAGTCGGCGTTCGCTGATAGGTTCCAGCAGGCCATCACGGAGCTGATTGGCTACCTGGAGGCGGGCTTCCTGCCCAGCTACTTTAAACCTGCTGTGAATCTGCTGCAGGGCTTCACCGAAGACGACATCGATGAGATGGGCTTCATGCTCTACTGCGCTGTGAGCGAGCCCGAGATACTGCTCATATAA